The Chloroflexota bacterium genome includes the window AATATTCTGCGGGATGCCGATGTCAAAGCTTATCTGAGCGATTTTGGTTTTGCCAAATCGCTGGCCTTCGCTGATAGCAGCACTTCGATGAGTGTCAGCGGGGGGGCATTAGGAACCCCGGCCTATATGGCGCCCGAAGCATGGGATGGCAAAGGCTGGACACCCGCCGCCGATGTTTATAGTCTGGCCTGCGTGCTGGTAGAAATGCTGACTGGTAAATTGCTTTTTGATGGTGGTTCACTCTCCGAAATCGTCAAACAACACGTTGTGGAGGGGCCGCGTTTTCCCGATCCCTGGCCTGCGCCAGAGATGGCCGCCAAAGAAGTTGTTCTACGCCAGGCGCTGGCGATGAAGTCCGACGAACGTTTTTCATCTGCCGGGGTATTTGCCGATGCGCTCGCCAGCGAAAGCCATAGGCCGGATGGACCTGGTCACCCTTCGCCCCCTCCGCCTGAGCCTGAAGAAACAATCTTCGACAATATCGCTGACTGGTGGAAAGAAACCATCCCTTTCTTAGTGCAGCGCGCTCGGGATGCATCCGCAAAACTGGGCAACGCCCTGCAAAAGACCAGGCCCTTTTGGCTGCAAATTTTCAGGAAGAAATCGATATGGATCGGTCTGGCGGCAGTACTGCTGATGGCGGCCGTGATCGGTCTGGGCAGCCAGTTGCCGATGCCACCCAGCGCTCCTGAAATTAACAGTTCACTGTATTTTGTGTCCAATCGAAGTGGCAAAGATGAAATCTATCGGCTGCGGGATACAGGGGCTGAGCGATTGACATCCACACCCGGTGGGGGGAAAAGTTGGGACCCCTTTGTCAATTTATCTGGAACCATGTATTTTGTCTCGGATCGCAGC containing:
- a CDS encoding protein kinase encodes the protein NILRDADVKAYLSDFGFAKSLAFADSSTSMSVSGGALGTPAYMAPEAWDGKGWTPAADVYSLACVLVEMLTGKLLFDGGSLSEIVKQHVVEGPRFPDPWPAPEMAAKEVVLRQALAMKSDERFSSAGVFADALASESHRPDGPGHPSPPPPEPEETIFDNIADWWKETIPFLVQRARDASAKLGNALQKTRPFWLQIFRKKSIWIGLAAVLLMAAVIGLGSQLPMPPSAPEINSSLYFVSNRSGKDEIYRLRDTGAERLTSTPGGGKSWDPFVNLSGTMYFVSDRSGKAEIYRLRETQVEQLTSTPGNGESWSPFVSATGALYYVSDRSGKAEIYRLRDSEAEQLTSTPSNGESWSPFISTTGALYFVSDRSGKAEIYRLRGTDIEQITSTPGSAESWSPIVSLTGALYFVSDRSGKAEIYRLREKEVEQLIFTPGLGESKSPYIGLSEVLYFVSDRGGKDEIYRLDDNKTEQITITLKSWESTSPFVYP